Proteins encoded in a region of the Prunus persica cultivar Lovell chromosome G4, Prunus_persica_NCBIv2, whole genome shotgun sequence genome:
- the LOC18781302 gene encoding putative cyclin-B3-1, with product MASFKKLDHRQSNLTHQARNKMVAAQPKFSIGPNGVGKENLTRTSVGVTSFKVYSESETTNAEANSRSSVPVNKASTLENTIAIKAGLKTKDKRKGILGSSTANANIGRRALADVSNMKSNSSRTAGGDASKKMNGKSERKKSLQRVSVGTGIKTTSVSSRRSFLGKGQESPSQGVSRLQTSKRAIKDLKAPSDNQRTKAMGLGRESVAADGRRTSRNTLKLIRKSLPVLKVNPEETSIPKENAGSSENAEEKSGYYVRAKVGRTVVPRVSNNARSHLLRNRVSDGFMNMGQANSNTRVLPRISVRPILKSTLNTSESQRTLKSKCASGPKKLVSATATSSKTEKVVTSFLPENVKHDSTQGELPSDGKCSHSVSSTISRRNSNRRRSYTSLLMTGSKLLEERDEAMKQEELPSIDDDCNQLEVSDYVDEIYQYYWVSEAQNPPLENFMLIQADITPHMRGILVNWLIEVHFKFELMQETLYLMVTLLDQYLSQVTIKKDEMQLVGLTALLLASKYEDFWHPRVKELISISAESYTRDQVLRMEKLMLKKLKFRLNAPTPYVFMLRFLKAAQSEPKLEHLAFYLIELCLVEYEASRFKPSLLCAAALYVARCTLQITPAWTPMLCKHAHYDVSQIRDCAEMILKVQKVARVGRLKVTYEKYMRPDLSGVAAIKPLERLPL from the exons ATGGCGTCTTTCAAG AAATTGGATCATCGACAGAGCAATTTGACACATCAAGCGAGAAACAAAATGGTGGCTGCTCAG CCAAAATTCAGCATAGGACCGAATGGAGTCGGCAAAGAAAACTTAACACGCACGAGTG TTGGTGTTACAAGTTTTAAGGTTTATTCAGAAAGTGAAACTACCAACGCTGAAGCTAATAGCAG GAGTTCTGTACCAGTTAACAAAGCATCTACCCTGGAGAATACAATTGCTATAAAG GCTGGTTTGAAAACTAAGGACAAGAGAAAAGGCATACTTGGTAGTTCTACAG CAAATGCAAATATCGGGAGAAGAGCATTGGCCGATGTCAGCAATATGAAAAGCAATTCTTCTAGGACAGCAGGGGGTGATGCCTCTAAGAAAAT GAATGGTAAAAGTGAGAGAAAGAAATCTTTGCAACG GGTTTCCGTGGGTACGGGCATTAAGACTACGAGTGTATCATCAAGGAGATCCTTCCTG GGAAAAGGACAGGAAAGCCCTAGCCAAGGCGTATCTAGGTTGCAGACTTCAAAGAGAG CTATTAAAGACTTGAAGGCCCCTTCAGACAACCAAAGGACCAAGGCTATGGGTCTCGGCCGTGAATCTGTTGCTGCAGATGGCAG GAGGACTTCAAGGAATACACTTAAACTGATAAG AAAGTCTCTGCCGGTGTTAAAGGTCAACCCAGAAGAAACGAGTATTCCAAAG GAAAATGCTGGAAGTTCTGAAAATGCTGAAGAAAAGAGTGGGTATTATG TTAGGGCTAAAGTTGGCAGGACGGTAGTACCCAGAGTAAGCAACAATGCTAGGAGCCATCTGTTGCGGAATCGAGTGAGTGATGGCTTTATGAATAT GGGTCAAGCTAATTCAAATACTCGTGTGTTGCCGAGAATTTCTGTGAGA CCAATTCTGAAGTCCACACTGAACACTTCCGAATCCCAAAGGACTTTGAAATCGAAGTGTGCATCAGGTCCAAAAAAATTGGTTTCTGCTACTGCAACTTCATCCAAAACTGAAAAAGTGGTTACATCTTTTCTTCCTGAGAATGTTAAGCATGATTCCACTCAAGGAGAGCTTCCATCTGATGGCAAGTGCAGCCATAGTGTTTCAAGTACCATCTCCAGGAGAAACTCAAATAGGAGGCGATCTTACACATCTCTGTTGATGACTGGATCAAAG TTACTAGAGGAACGTGATGAAGCTATGAAACAAGAAGAACTGCCAAGTATTGATGATGATTGCAATCAACTGGAAGTTTCTGATTATGTTGATGAGATCTATCAGTATTACTGGGTTTCTGAG GCACAGAATCCACCTCTGGAAAATTTCATGTTGATTCAGGCAGACATTACTCCTCATATGCGAGGCATATTGGTCAATTGGTTAATTGAA GTAcacttcaaatttgaattgatGCAAGAAACACTTTATCTCATGGTCACATTGTTGGACCAGTATCTTTCTCAAGTCACAATCAAGAAGGATGAAATGCAGTTAGTTGGTCTCACTGCACTCTTGCTGGCATCAAAATACGAGGATTTTTGGCATCCTAGG GTCAAAGAACTAATTAGCATCTCAGCTGAGTCATACACAAGAGACCAGGTCCTCAGAATG GAGAAACTCATGCTTAAAAAGTTGAAGTTTCGTCTTAATGCACCTACTCCATATGTTTTCATGTTAAGGTTTCTCAAGGCTGCTCAGTCAGAACCAAAG CTTGAACACCTAGCGTTCTACCTTATCGAGTTGTGTTTAGTTGAATATGAAGCTTCAAGGTTCAAGCCCTCATTGCTGTGTGCAGCAGCCCTTTATGTCGCAAGGTGCACCCTGCAGATAACTCCGGCTTGGACCCCAATGCTCTGCAAACATGCTCACTATGACGTGTCCCAAATCAG AGACTGTGCAGAGATGATCTTAAAAGTCCAAAAAGTTGCCAGAGTGGGACGGTTGAAGGTCACGTATGAGAAGTACATGAGGCCTGATCTCAGTGGTGTTGCAGCAATAAAACCCTTGGAGAGACTTCCCCTCTGA
- the LOC109948532 gene encoding cyclic nucleotide-gated ion channel 1-like has product MRPFSSDLEGQARRSKVTEFSTKKWERTHLSASFWNKMIVISCAIAISLDPLFLYIPFIDGEKKCLGMDKKLRNVALILRSVTDITFLVDIGYTIYEGMKKAYTDINEGDEIIPFAKNLARELEWCSLVTDLLSVFPMPQLLVVKVFSKTRGWGYLERRKVLNSFLLSQYFARIGRIILSSKQLTWTTGIRMKAVFNLFLYILASHVLGALWYFFSIQREISCWYWACKKHPYHEGCMSTFYCDDHITSTTVIAFLNESCGTDVPDNTKPLFDYGIFLDSLEIGNTRHIHFPTKLCYCFWWGLRNLSNFGTNLATSNYAWENFFAILTSITGLLLFVYLIGNVQIFIQMETTKSEKLKRKNFFDQIRQKIELKGPAIEAWMAKNGIPDDMKKEIMENINKKLKEDKDADLENLFNVLPWYTKKSLKRFLCLNILSQVQLLKEMDDQVLKMMCDYLTPVTYPENKIIFRKGDPMDRMLLIIEGTLLRCSTNPDPSLTHGGETKKDSGSMATKEVVEKREVYGEELLTWASASPSGSGQFNLPTCPENVRCHTNVEGFALSAMDLTSVASKCKRRWRLRKYFKENGGEHLKEATNNYAVRNEIGSGRYGIVYRGTSVASKSKCRWRRLRKYFKENGDKAKQKYSEANGFLVLQETMGRLGKTARIFTENEVKEATENYDGSKKVGEGRYGIVYKGILKVGESKQRLAIKKSKVKVQIDQNEITSPVDDLKQITQQRFIKEMIALYQISHKNIVRFVGCCLDTAKPILVYELMRRGTLYEHIHEKEGKNPSPLPLARRLKIAAETAEALAFLHHDTGMQIIHCDVKTANILLDENWTAKLSGFGASRLGPEDLDSKSITLTEKSDVHSFGVVLAELLTGLEPQRNLAKVFVGLVEGGTLDKSLDEEIVEGHFDIVRKAADLAKRCLKPKAEERPSMKDVAAELNGLVRTMEQHPSGGGEADISPSPKDTGNLGGSSASSASVGDIITSAL; this is encoded by the exons ATGAGACCATTTTCTTCAG ATCTTGAGGGGCAGGCACGACGTTCCAAAGTCACAGAATTTTCAACAAAGAAATGGGAAAGAACACATCTTTCAGCTTCATTCTGGAACAAGATGATTGTAATCTCATGTGCTATTGCAATTTCCCTAGATCCCTTGTTCTTATACATTCCATTCATCGATGGGGAAAAGAAATGCCTTGGAATGGACAAAAAGTTGAGGAATGTGGCTCTAATTTTGCGATCTGTAACGGATATCACTTTCTTGGTGGATATTGGATATACAATCTATGAAGGTATGAAGAAAGCCTACACGGATATCAACGAAGGAGATGAGATAATTCCATTTGCTAAGAATTTAGCTCGGGAGTTGGAGTGGTGTTCTTTGGTGACTGACCTTCTGTCTGTTTTTCCCATGCCACAA CTTCTTGTAGTAAAGGTTTTTTCCAAAACGAGAGGGTGGGGATACTTGGAACGGAGAAAAGTTCTCAACTCTTTTCTTCTCAGCCAGTATTTTGCGAGGATTGGTCGAATTATCTTATCATCTAAGCAACTTACATGGACTACTGGAATACGGATGAAAGCcgtatttaatttgtttctttacatTCTTGCTAGCCAT GTTCTTGGAGCCTTATGGTACTTCTTTTCCATTCAACGAGAGATCTCATGTTGGTATTGGGCTTGCAAAAAACATCCATATCATGAAGGATGCATGAGCACCTTTTATTGTGATGATCACATTACTTCTACAACAGTTATCGCATTTTTAAATGAATCTTGCGGTACAGATGTTCCAGATAATACTAAGCCGCTGTTCGATTATGGAATATTTCTTGATTCTCTTGAGATTGGTAACACGAGGCATATACATTTTCCAACCAAGTTATGCTACTGTTTCTGGTGGGGCCTAAGAAATCTCAG CAATTTTGGCACAAATCTCGCAACAAGTAATTATGCGTGGGAAAACTTTTTTGCAATTCTAACTTCCATCACTGGCTTGCTACTGTTTGTATATCTCATTGGAAATGTTCAG ATATTTATCCAAATGGAAACTACAAAATCAGAGAAACTAAAGCGGAAGAATTTCTTCGATCAAATAAGGCAGAAGATAGAATTAAAAGGGCCAGCTATAGAAGCCTGGATGGCGAAAAATGGCATTCCTGATGATATGAAGAAGGAGATcatggaaaatataaataaaaaattgaaagaggaCAAAGATGCTGATCTAGAGAATCTATTCAATGTTCTTCCTTGGTATACGAAAAAATCTCTAAAGCGTTTTCTTTGCTTGAATATTCTGTCACAA GTACAACTCCTTAAAGAAATGGATGACCAAGTGCTGAAAATGATGTGTGACTATCTGACGCCAGTGACGTAcccagaaaataaaatcatttttcGAAAGGGGGACCCAATGGATCGCATGCTTCTCATTATAGAAGGTACATTATTGAGGTGCAGCACAAATCCTGATCCTAGCCTTACTCATGGTGGcgaaacaaaaaaagattctGGATCAATGGCCACTAAGGAAGTTGTTGAGAAACGTGAGGTTTATGGAGAAGAGCTTCTGACGTGGGCATCGGCATCGCCCAGCGGATCGGGTCAGTTTAATCTTCCTACCTGCCCTGAAAATGTGAGGTGTCATACAAATGTAGAAGGCTTTGCTCTCTCAGCCATGGACTTGACAAGTGTAGCCTCCAAATGCAAACGCCGGTGGAGATTACGAAAATACTTTAAAGAGAATGGTGGCGAACATTTGAAGGAGGCCACAAACAATTATGCTGTAAGAAACGAAATTGGTAGCGGAAGGTATGGAATTGTTTACAGAGGGACAAGTGTAGCCTCCAAAAGCAAATGCCGGTGGAGGAGATTACGAAAATACTTTAAAGAGAATGGGGACAAAGCCAAACAAAAATACTCGGAAGCCAATGGTTTTCTAGTTTTACAGGAAACAATGGGTCGTTTGGGGAAAACAGCCAGAATCTTTACTGAAAATGAAGTTAAGGAGGCCACAGAGAATTATGATGGAAGTAAAAAAGTTGGTGAGGGAAGGTATGGAATTGTTTACAAAGGAATACTAAAAGTTGGTGAAAGTAAACAAAGGCTTGCCATAAAGAAGTCAAAAGTTAAGGTCCAAATTGACCAAAATGAAATTACCTCCCCAGTTGATGACCTAAAACAAATTACCCAGCAGCGATTTATTAAAGAGATGATTGCTCTTTATCAAATCAGCCATAAAAATATTGTGAGATTCGTAGGTTGTTGCCTAGATACCGCAAAACCAATATTAGTTTATGAGCTCATGAGGAGAGGCACTCTTTATGAGCATATTCATGAAAAAGAAGGCAAAAATCCATCACCACTTCCATTGGCACGGCGGTTGAAGATAGCAGCCGAGACGGCAGAAGCCTTAGCATTCTTGCACCACGACACTGGCATGCAAATAATACACTGTGATGTGAAAACGGCTAATATACTATTAGATGAGAATTGGACGGCAAAACTGTCCGGCTTTGGAGCTTCAAGATTGGGTCCTGAAGACCTTGATTCAAAGTCAATCACCCTTACAGAAAAGAGCGACGTCCATAGCTTTGGAGTTGTGCTAGCGGAGCTGTTAACAGGCTTAGAGCCACAGAGAAACCTAGCGAAAGTCTTTGTTGGCTTGGTGGAAGGGGGTACGTTGGATAAAAGTCTTGATGAAGAAATAGTGGAGGGACATTTTGATATAGTCAGAAAAGCTGCTGATCTGGCAAAAAGATGCTTGAAGCCAAAAGCGGAGGAAAGGCCTTCCATGAAAGATGTAGCCGCAGAGCTAAACGGATTAGTGCGAACGATGGAACAGCATCCAAGTGGAGGAGGAGAGGCTGATATCTCTCCATCTCCCAAAGATACGGGCAACTTGGGTGGGTCATCTGCTTCAAGTGCTTCCGTTGGGGATATTATAACCAGTGCACTGTGA
- the LOC18779856 gene encoding probable polygalacturonase At3g15720 codes for MKKIFVLILIFWIGFGHGQRTFNVLDYGATGDGKTDDSKAFLKAWGELCGAADEPNGMPTLVIPEMKAFLLQPIKFRGPCNSDGVHVQIMGKLVAPKMLDGWTECESDSDWLQFKDVGNLVVDGSGEIDGQGSSWWTTPNQYDRLSRKLMMNKQNCKAPDALHFHGCDNLKLSGLTHLNSARAHIAISGCNNVYVSHLTITAPEDSPNTDGIDISNSRNVFIQHSAIGTGDDCIAINGGCSDLNIANIACGPGHGISVGSLGANGALETVQNVYVRDSSFSGTTNGARIKTWQGGSGYAKNITFEKITLDAAKNPIIIDQFYCNNDHNCKSQASALLVEDVKYIDFEGTSANEEAIKLDCDQNSGCRNIIMDRIKITSAVPDKKIYASCNNAIGTSIGTIVPNVPCLKSGTEPTTSPPAMPLPTVPLPATPPPSPPLPVMPPPSPPVPVMPPPVPVMPPPSLPVPVMPPPSPPVPIMPPPVPVMPPPSPPVPVIPPPSPPVPVIPPPSPPELVMPPPSPPLPAAPPLVLILPVTPPPAPPLPDTPPPLPATPHPSPLLPATPPQSLPLPATSPQSPPLPATPPQSPPLPATPPQSPPLPATPPSSPPLPATPPPLQVMPPPLLNRPRPTLPLPTTPPAVPLLTPLAPLVPTPPPPTPPPIPQMSFTGEPGVPDIYFTPGASSATKLHKKHYIWCQLLIVYVLTRLLFG; via the exons ATGAAGAAgatatttgttttgattttgatattctGGATTGGTTTTGGACATGGCCAAAGAACGTTCAATGTTCTCGACTACGGTGCTACTGGAGATGGAAAAACTGATGATTCCAAG GCTTTTCTAAAAGCATGGGGAGAGTTGTGTGGAGCAGCAGATGAACCTAATGGCATGCCAACACTTGTTATACCAGAGATGAAAGCATTCTTATTGCAACCCATCAAGTTTCGAGGTCCTTGCAACTCAGATGGTGTTCATGTTCAG ATCATGGGCAAACTGGTGGCACCTAAAATGCTGGATGGATGGACCGAGTGTGAATCAGATTCAGATTGGCTCCAATTCAAGGATGTGGGCAATCTCGTAGTCGATGGTTCAGGAGAAATCGACGGTCAGGGTTCATCTTGGTGGACCACTCCCAATCAATACGACAGATTATCACGCAAACTCATGATGAACAAGCAGAATTGCAAAGCACCAGAT GCTCTGCACTTCCATGGATGCGATAATCTTAAACTAAGTGGACTTACTCATCTAAACAGCGCAAGAGCCCACATTGCTATAAGCGGTTGCAACAATGTGTATGTGTCTCATCTCACCATAACCGCACCTGAAGACAGTCCAAACACTGATGGCATTGACATCTCAAACTCACGCAATGTCTTCATTCAACACTCTGCTATCGGAACCGGCGATGACTGCATAGCCATCAACGGTGGTTGCTCCGATCTCAACATTGCCAACATCGCGTGTGGGCCGGGTCATGGTATTAG TGTGGGAAGCTTGGGAGCGAATGGGGCTCTTGAGACAGTGCAAAATGTGTACGTGAGAGATAGTAGTTTCAGTGGGACTACAAATGGAGCTAGGATCAAGACATGGCAGGGAGGATCGGGGTACGCTAAGAACATAACCTTTGAGAAGATCACACTCGATGCAGCTAAAAATCCCATCATCATTGACCAGTTTTATTGTAATAATGATCACAACTGTAAAAGTCAGGCCTCGGCTCTGTTGGTGGAAGATGTGAAGTACATTGATTTTGAAGGAACATCTGCGAATGAGGAAGCGATCAAATTAGATTGTGACCAGAATTCAGGTTGCCGCAACATTATAATGGACCGCATCAAAATCACCTCGGCGGTTCCTGATAAGAAGATTTATGCTTCTTGCAACAATGCTATTGGAACTTCCATTGGCACCATTGTGCCCAATGTACCTTGCCTCAAGTCAGGGACGGAACCAACTACTTCTCCGCCAGCTATGCCTTTGCCAACTGTGCCTCTGCCAGCTACGCCTCCGCCATCTCCGCCTTTGCCCGTTATGCCTCCGCCGTCTCCGCCTGTGCCCGTTATGCCTCCGCCTGTGCCTGTTATGCCTCCGCCATCTCTGCCTGTGCCCGTTATGCCTCCGCCATCTCCACCTGTGCCCATTATGCCTCCGCCTGTGCCTGTTATGCCTCCGCCATCTCCGCCTGTGCCCGTTATTCCTCCGCCATCTCCGCCTGTGCCCGTTATTCCTCCACCATCTCCGCCTGAGCTCGTTATGCCTCCGCCATCTCCACCTCTGCCGGCTGCACCTCCACTAGTTCTTATTTTGCCAGTTACTCCTCCGCCAGCTCCACCCTTGCCAGATACGCCTCCGCCCCTACCAGCTACTCCTCATCCATCTCCGCTCCTACCGGCCACGCCTCCGCAGTCTCTGCCCTTACCAGCTACGTCTCCGCAATCTCCACCCTTGCCAGCTACACCTCCGCAATCTCCACCCTTGCCAGCTACGCCTCCGCAATCTCCGCCCTTGCCAGCTACGCCTCCGTCATCTCCACCCTTGCCAGCTACGCCTCCGCCTCTACAGGTTATGCCTCCGCCTTTGCTAAATAGGCCTCGCCCAACTCTGCCTTTGCCAACTACACCTCCAGCAGTTCCTCTGCTTACGCCCCTAGCTCCGCTGGTACCAACTCCGCCTCCCCCAACTCCGCCACCAATACCACAAATGTCCTTCACAGGGGAACCAGGAGTGCCAGATATTTACTTCACACCTGGTGCATCTAGTGCTACTAAACTTCATAAGAAACACTATATTTGGTGTCAATTACTGATCGTGTATGTGTTAACAAGACTACTGTTTGGCTAA
- the LOC18779714 gene encoding uncharacterized protein LOC18779714, whose product MAFLLPNFSPSLLLQTKSKEKPMNQTLSLTKPSFCFSHLSPLASLQTPTLLEGAQLNTSRVAQDKQQRDDFYVNLGVAVRTLREDVPLIFSKDLNYDIYRDDITFTDPLNTFTGIENYKLIFWALRFHGKILFRDISLEVYRIWQPSENVILIRWNMKGVPRVPWEAQGQFQGTSRYKLDRKGKIYEHKVDNLAFNFPQKLKPAASVLDLVAACPPSPNLTFLWGPADVYSSSWVEFYRAVRGTLHRDGFLLPQDGLVS is encoded by the exons atggcttttcttcttccaaatttctctccctctctactcctccaaaccaaatcaaaagaaaaacccatgAACCAGACACTTTCTCTGACAAAACCCAGCTTTtgtttctctcatctctctcctcTGGCCAGCCTGCAGACACCCACTTTGTTGGAAGGGGCACAGCTTAACACCTCCAGGGTTGCGCAGGATAAGCAGCAAAGAGACGACTTTTATGTCAATCTTGGCGTTGCTGTACGCACTCTTCGTGAAGACGTCCCTTTAATTTTCTCCAAAGACCTTAATTATGACATTTATAG GGATGATATAACATTTACGGATCCCTTGAATACATTCACTGGCATTGAGAATTACAAACTCATCTTCTGGGCATTGAGATTTCATGGAAAGATTCTGTTCCGTGACATTTCACTTGAGGTTTATAGGATTTGGCAGCCTTCAGAGAATGTGATATTGATAAGGTGGAACATGAAGGGTGTTCCTCGGGTTCCATGGGAAGCACAGGGTCAGTTTCAGGGCACCTCGCGATATAAACTAGATCGAAAAGGCAAAATATATGAACACAAAGTCGATAACTTGGCATTTAATTTCCCGCAGAAGCTCAAACCAGCTGCATCAGTGTTAGATTTAGTGGCAGCATGCCCTCCTAGTCCTAACCTGACGTTTTTGTGGGGTCCTGCGGATGTGTACTCATCTTCATGGGTGGAGTTTTATCGAGCAGTGAGGGGGACTTTGCATCGAGATGGTTTCTTGCTTCCACAAGATGGTTTGGTTAGCTAA